In Sulfobacillus thermosulfidooxidans, the sequence GAACAAGTCAATCTCACCCGAACTTCGATCGTAAACATTGAGCAAGGACGTCAAAAAGTTATGATCCACACTCTTTATCAATTAGCGATGGTTTTTAACGTTCCTGTAGCTGACTTGCTTCCAGCCTTTGATGAATCTTCGCCGCTTGTTCAAGTGAAAACTGGCGTCCTTCAGAAGGATGAATTAGCCTTTTTTGAACGAACGGTAGGCCAACGCTTACAAAGAAGGGAAAATACATGAAATCCCACGCTATTACGGTTGCGGTCAAAGCACTGATTGAAGACTTTCAGCTGCCTATAGATGTAGAGAAAATCGCCAAAGAGAAACTGAACATTGAGATTCTTAAGACACACTTTGTCGAAAATCTGGATTTGTCTGGAATGCTGGTACGCAATGGAGATCAAGTGTTCATGGCCATTAATTCCGCTCAATCGAAACCTCGGCAGCGGTTTACCATCGCTCATGAAATCGGCCACTATTTGTTGGACGAGGTCAAGCCTATATGGGTCGACAAGAATATTCGGCCCGTCCATGTGAGTTTTCGCAAAGG encodes:
- a CDS encoding ImmA/IrrE family metallo-endopeptidase, translated to MKSHAITVAVKALIEDFQLPIDVEKIAKEKLNIEILKTHFVENLDLSGMLVRNGDQVFMAINSAQSKPRQRFTIAHEIGHYLLDEVKPIWVDKNIRPVHVSFRKGAGGTPSAYQLAEVRANRFAAELLMPADRVAQEFADLDKHGIDWSDDEPIRKLATRFGTSIQAMTIRLLELALLSPAFLD
- a CDS encoding helix-turn-helix domain-containing protein, with the protein product MDWMYPRIGHRIRELRESHGLTQGQLAEQVNLTRTSIVNIEQGRQKVMIHTLYQLAMVFNVPVADLLPAFDESSPLVQVKTGVLQKDELAFFERTVGQRLQRRENT